The genomic segment ATCTCTGTTTGTGATTAAGCCAACGTTGTCTTGGTTGAGTGCTAACCAAATACGGTTATTTGTAGGGTTCGCTCCTTCATATAAGATTCGCACTAATCCTTATTATCGATGACGATAGCATTAATCACTGGCGTTAGTGCTGAATTGAGCAAAGACAAAACCTACTGAGATATCAAACCTATGCCACATGCTTTTTCAAATCGTCGCCGTATCTTAAATTTAACCGCGGATAAAAAAGCCTTAAGATCTCAGTTTCGCTGGGAAACGATCAATGCTATTGCCTATAAATTAGGTGGCATTTTATTTGTTATTGGCAGTTTCTTCTTTTTTCCTAGCCGAGCTGAATACGCTTATATTGGTGGGTGGATCTTTCTAGCTGCATCGTTAACTTATTTAGTGGTTAATATTCACGATATGGCTGAGATCCGGCGTTATTGGAAAAGTCATACATCCCACCAAGTTGACGAGGTTGTTGAGTATTTTGCTGGGGCGACATACTTGTTTGGCACCTTATGTTTTGTATTTGGTCGGTTAGCGAGTTTTCCTCAAGTGGATTGGCCGTTAATCAGTACCTGGTTGTTTATTATTGGTAGCACGTTATTTGTTGTTGGCGCAGCGGCTAACGTATTTTTGATCGTCAAAGCAGACTCAGTGCAGTTACTTCAGTTGATGAACCTTACTTCGATTTGCTTCATCGTTGGTTCAGTTCTTTATGGCTTGGCTTCCGTGCCATATTTATGGGCTTTTGAGTCACCAAATGATCACTTACTTATTCTTAACTTTCTTGCTTGGCAGTACATGATTGGCAGCTTGTTATTCTTATTGGGTGGTGTATTTAACTACTGGCGAGCATATTTGTTGGTAGAAGGTGAAATAGCGAAAAAGCAGCTATAGTCATCATTGATATTTGGCTGATTTGCTTGTTAATTACTCGCTATTCATGACGGGTTTGATTAGAATTTATACATAATCTGTATAAGGAATAATACGATGAAAGTAAGCGATATCATGACCCCTAATCCTATTTGTATTAGTAATGAGGCCAGCATGAAAGACGCTCACCAATTAATGCAAAGCCGTAATGTGCGTCATCTTCCTGTTATTTCTGAATCCGATGGCAAATTTGTTGGCATGTTGACCCATAAAAAAATGATTGCAACTGTGCTAAGTGTGCTCAATAAGTACGGCCAAGGAGCGTTAGATAGAAAAGAGCGCTATACCCCTATCGCCGATATTATGGATACCCAAGTCGATAAATTAGGATTAGATGAGCCGCTTCCTGTTGTCGTGCAATATTTTATCGACAATAAACTAGGTTGTTTACCTGTTTTAGACAGAGATAACAGAGTGTTAGGGATTGTCACATCATCTGATTTTATTAAACTCTGTCAGCGTTTATTAGTCACTCAGCAGTTATCATGAGCGTTGAAAACCTTTGCTAAACGCTGCTTAATCAACTTATGTGAACACATTAATTTTCAAGGATGGAACAACAATGAAACGTTATCAAATCATAGGGCTGGTTGGCTTGTTCTGCATGATGTCTGCTTGCAGTGACAATAAACAAAGTCAGGTTGAATCAAGCCAGCAAAAACTTGCCAATCCTGCCGCTGTATTTTGTGCAGAGCGGGGTAAGTATGATATTTCTTCTGGGCAATGTATGCTTGAAGACAATACTCAAGTGGATGCTTGGGATTTTTATAGAAAATATCATGCAGATCAATCTGTAGGGCTAGAAAATCCTGCTGCGGCCTATTGCATATCATCCCAAGGAGAATACGATATCAACACTAGCGAATGTAAGTTCGCTGATGGCCGTATTGTTAACGCTTGGGATTACTTTAAGCAGCAAAGCAGTAAATAAATAGCCGATGACAGATTAATCATGGTGAGTATAAAGCCTATTTATATTCGCCAACTTTACTTGCTTATTGACTCGCCATGTTTTACATCATTTTTTGTTGATTTCTAAGCGCTTTATTTTGGCTGGTCATCTCCCTTCCTATATTGCTTTGTTTACCCTCTATAACGTTATTTATTTCAACTTCTTAAGTTAATTTTGACGAGTGTTTGTCGCCTCGTTATTAACACAGCTTTAGCCGCCTACACCTAGCCAGTTGTATTCATACTTTTGATGTATATTCGCCATTACTTATGTTGACATGACTTATAGTCATATGTACTAATAGGTCGTCGAGTAATGAAGCAGGTCTATTTTGTTGTCTTAATTAAGTAAATAAATTCATTGGCGATAATCATCAATTTTTAGGTGGGCAAGGTAATGTAATTTTGCTTTTTAACAGACGAGATTAATACAATCTAGGTTGGCGTCATAGGTAAACCCTGTTTTCTGTTTGTAGAACACGGTGTCGTTATTAAGCATTGATTTATGAGGATAAATAACCTCATGCGGTACTTGAGATAACACCACCTTTTAATATATTTAGATATATAAATGGGGAAACTATGAACTCACATACAAATAGAAATACATATATAAGGGCATTGTTGGTTGCCGCTGCCTTTTGTGTCACCTCTGGGAGTATACAGGCCGCTGAAACGTTTCAAACTTCCGAAGCCAGATTTCCAAATACTGAGCAAGGGTACTTCACCAGCCACTATGAATTGAACAACGATCCAAATACTTATCTTTACACCACTAGCTATACCGCAAGTTATATAAAAATGTCTGGAAACTCGCAAAACGTGGTGTCAGGTCGAGGTTGGCAAACAGGGCATCAATGGCGAAAAGTCAACTTTAGTATTGAAAATTACTATCCTGATAACAGCAGCCAAAAGTCAGTTTTTGCTTTGTATGGTTGGACTAAAAGCAATAACACCAATTACGACGGTATGGCCGAATACTACATTATTGATAAGCACAATGGTTGGTATCCCGAGCATCAAAATGATGATGGCAAAGACAATGGTGCACGTTGGTTAGGAACTAAAAATGTAGATGGTGCTAAGTACGACTACTATGTTTCAACACGCACCGATAAGCCCCATGCCTATGGGCCTGGGCTAACAACATTTAAACAATACTGGGCAATTCGTGACTATTACAATCAGCGTGATAACGGTGAGATTAATGTCGGTCAGCATTTTCAAATGTGGATAAACCCGCAAGAATATAAGCATGAAAAATACCCGTATATTGGTAATTGGGGTTATCAAATTTTTGCGATTGAGCTGATTGGTGGCGGAGGTTCTGTCAATTTAAATGCTTGGTCAAATAACTAGGCCCTTTACATTAACAGGTTTGATAGCACTCGTTAGGTTAATCTGAATCCTTTTTGTGTGGTGAGTGATACTCAGCATAATAAGCAATTGATAGGTAGATAAATCAAGCGTTGTGCAACAAAAAAGCCAAACAATGTGTTCGGCTTTTTTATTTTGCTTACTGTTAAATGGTGGCGAAGTTAGGTTAATTTAAATCGTCCCACAAGTCCGTCTAAATCATTTGCCATTGATTTTAGCTCATTGCTTGAGCTTTCAATGCTGGCTGAAGCTTGGGCGCTGCTTTGGCTGCTGTCACCAATGTTGACCACATGCTGATTAATTTCGTTAATCACCACAGATTGCTCTTCAGTCGCAGTGGCTATTTGGGTATTGAGATCTGAGATATGCTGAACATTACCTGCAATCTCTTCCAGCGCCTGATGCGTTCGCATTGACGCTTTAACGCCTAATTTTGCATGCTCACGGCCTTCGTGGACTGATGCTACGGCAGCTTTGGCGCCGTTTTGTAGCTCAGAAATCATAGCGTGAATTTCATCAGTTGATTCACTGGTGCGCTGGGCTAAGTTCCTCACTTCATCTGCAACAACGGCAAAACCACGGCCTTGTTCACCAGCGCGAGCAGCTTCAATAGCGGCGTTTAATGCTAGCAAGTTGGTTTGTTCTGAAATCCCACGAATCACATCTAACACGCTCGATATTGAGTCACTTTTTTCTGCTAAAGTGACAATATTTTCTGAGACGTTTTCCATATTAGACGCCATGTCTGTGATGGTCGTGTTTGACTCTTCAACCACGGTTTGCGCCCGTTGCGCTTTTATGGTCGCATCATTAGTGGCTTGAGCTGCAATGGAGGCATTGTTTGCTATTTCTGCAATTGTGCTGCCCATTTCGTTAATGGCTACAGAAACTTGATGCGCTCCATCACTTTGGATATCCGCAGATTTTTTAGAATGTTGGGCATCGCTATAGACATGTTGAGAAGCGTCATTCACCTTGTTTGAGGTTGCAGCTAGCTCTTGAACTACAGAGTGCAATTTACTAATAAAGGCATTAAACCCTTGAGCTAAACGGCGCATTTCTTCATTGCCATTTTCGTTAATACGCTGAGTTAAATCACCTTCACCCTCGCCGAGCTCTTTAAAGGTATCAGCTAATTGATTTAGTGGACGCACTAAGCTGTTGCCAAGGTAAATACTGATCGCAATAAAGAGGACGGCAATGATAAAGAACGTAATTAAGATATTATTACGTGAAGTATCTAAGCCAGCGTATAGCTCCTCTTGAGGGACTTCAGCGATGACATACCAGCCTAAACTTGATATATAACTTGAAGCAATGAGTTGCTCATCAGCCATTGCAAAAGCATAGTTGTTTTGGTTTAACAATTGACGACTGTTAATGCTCGGATAAATATCAGCTAATGTTTTACCCGATTTATAATCGATACTGCGGTGAACTTTAATGACACCGTCGCCATCAACGAGGTAAACAAAACCCGTTTGTTCGATTTGAAAACTGTTGAGGTAATCAACCATTTCATCAAAAGATTTAGACACACCGCTTAGGCCTTGGCCATTTTCTTGCTGGTAATTGATGAAAATATCAGTTTGGCCAACACTGTCATGGTAAATACTCGTCGACTCGTTTTTGCCGCTTTCAGTGAAGCGAAAAAACCACTTATCATGGCCGGGATCCAGTACGCGTAAAAAGCCATTTTGATTCCAATATTTATGACTGTTTTTATCGACAAATGAGGCATTACTAAAGCCGTTATCACTGGCTGTTTTTGCTAAGTAATCGATTAAGTACTGCTCACCTTCAACACTTTCACCTTGGTCTATCCAAAGTTGGATCATGCTGTTATTTGCGATTGCCCGAGTGACGACTTTCATCTGGTTAATTTCGCCATCGATAGCATTACGAATACGCTGGACTAGGTTAGGCATATCCGACTGTTCTAATCGCTCTGATAATAAGGTTTTAGCGCTATTTTGGCCTACATAAGCAACGACGCTGGTGGACACAATGACAGCAAATAACATCGCAGTTATTAACTTATTCCGAATGGATAATGTAGATAAAAAGCTCATTAATATAACTCCTACACACCGATTAACTGGGTGTGTTGATACATCTAGGCTGCCTTTGGCTAACCTAATCAAGGGTGCTGACTATAACGGCATTTATACTAAAAACATGAGGAAGTTTCACAATTAAATATAATAATCTAACAACGTGCGGTGTTTTTGTGCGCTGATTGGTTAGACTTTGTTCAGTTGGTGGCCGTGATACGATTTTTTAACGGTTACTTTTTGTTGAATAAAAAGCCGTTTTGTACGTTTCGTGACAATCATTTTATTGGCAAAAATAATAATTTGAATAAGTGTAAGATGATTTAAACAAAGTTCGTTGAGCAGGGGCAGTTGAGCAGAGCCCGTTGAGCAGAGTCAGTTGAACAGAGTCCGTTGAACAGAGTTCGTTGAAAAGAGTCCGTTGAACATAGTCAGTTGAACAGAGTAAAGCAGAAGGCGTTGAGCGGAGAAAGTCATCAAAGCCTTACGATAGTCAGATGTATATGTAAGGCTTTTAAAAAGTATCTACAGTCAAAATGTAAACCGCTAATTAATCGTTAATTAGCGGTATCAGATATGCCTAATGGTGAGCGTGTTCAGTTTTTTCGGCGCTCATTGGCATTAGTTTCATGCCGCATTTAGGGCAGCTATCACCTTCAACACCTGTAATACTGGCATTCATTGGGCAAGCATGAGTATGTTGCTTGGTCTTATGATCTTTGTGTGCATGTTTTGCTGAACAGCATTTGCAGTTAGCTTTATCAGCACACTTTTTACAGTTATCACAGTTGGCTTTACCGTTACAGCCTTTGCAGTTTTCGCATTTCTTGCAGTTTTTGCATTTAGCTTTACCGTCACAGCCTTTGCAGTTTTCACATTGCTTGCAGTTTTCACACTTTTTACAGTT from the Shewanella japonica genome contains:
- a CDS encoding HPP family protein; the protein is MKVSDIMTPNPICISNEASMKDAHQLMQSRNVRHLPVISESDGKFVGMLTHKKMIATVLSVLNKYGQGALDRKERYTPIADIMDTQVDKLGLDEPLPVVVQYFIDNKLGCLPVLDRDNRVLGIVTSSDFIKLCQRLLVTQQLS
- a CDS encoding DUF333 domain-containing protein yields the protein MKRYQIIGLVGLFCMMSACSDNKQSQVESSQQKLANPAAVFCAERGKYDISSGQCMLEDNTQVDAWDFYRKYHADQSVGLENPAAAYCISSQGEYDINTSECKFADGRIVNAWDYFKQQSSK
- a CDS encoding methyl-accepting chemotaxis protein; translated protein: MSFLSTLSIRNKLITAMLFAVIVSTSVVAYVGQNSAKTLLSERLEQSDMPNLVQRIRNAIDGEINQMKVVTRAIANNSMIQLWIDQGESVEGEQYLIDYLAKTASDNGFSNASFVDKNSHKYWNQNGFLRVLDPGHDKWFFRFTESGKNESTSIYHDSVGQTDIFINYQQENGQGLSGVSKSFDEMVDYLNSFQIEQTGFVYLVDGDGVIKVHRSIDYKSGKTLADIYPSINSRQLLNQNNYAFAMADEQLIASSYISSLGWYVIAEVPQEELYAGLDTSRNNILITFFIIAVLFIAISIYLGNSLVRPLNQLADTFKELGEGEGDLTQRINENGNEEMRRLAQGFNAFISKLHSVVQELAATSNKVNDASQHVYSDAQHSKKSADIQSDGAHQVSVAINEMGSTIAEIANNASIAAQATNDATIKAQRAQTVVEESNTTITDMASNMENVSENIVTLAEKSDSISSVLDVIRGISEQTNLLALNAAIEAARAGEQGRGFAVVADEVRNLAQRTSESTDEIHAMISELQNGAKAAVASVHEGREHAKLGVKASMRTHQALEEIAGNVQHISDLNTQIATATEEQSVVINEINQHVVNIGDSSQSSAQASASIESSSNELKSMANDLDGLVGRFKLT
- a CDS encoding glycoside hydrolase family 11 protein, which gives rise to MNSHTNRNTYIRALLVAAAFCVTSGSIQAAETFQTSEARFPNTEQGYFTSHYELNNDPNTYLYTTSYTASYIKMSGNSQNVVSGRGWQTGHQWRKVNFSIENYYPDNSSQKSVFALYGWTKSNNTNYDGMAEYYIIDKHNGWYPEHQNDDGKDNGARWLGTKNVDGAKYDYYVSTRTDKPHAYGPGLTTFKQYWAIRDYYNQRDNGEINVGQHFQMWINPQEYKHEKYPYIGNWGYQIFAIELIGGGGSVNLNAWSNN
- a CDS encoding YrhK family protein, with protein sequence MPHAFSNRRRILNLTADKKALRSQFRWETINAIAYKLGGILFVIGSFFFFPSRAEYAYIGGWIFLAASLTYLVVNIHDMAEIRRYWKSHTSHQVDEVVEYFAGATYLFGTLCFVFGRLASFPQVDWPLISTWLFIIGSTLFVVGAAANVFLIVKADSVQLLQLMNLTSICFIVGSVLYGLASVPYLWAFESPNDHLLILNFLAWQYMIGSLLFLLGGVFNYWRAYLLVEGEIAKKQL